One Thermicanus aegyptius DSM 12793 DNA segment encodes these proteins:
- a CDS encoding RNA-guided endonuclease InsQ/TnpB family protein yields MEITLTAKIRIFPTEEQTVLLGETLRAYRDGCNFVSEQVFTNPSIRLMKLHQKTYPALRERFGLRSQMAQSVMKTVLARYKTAKHNGHKPTLIRFKRPEYDLVWNRDYSLRKGLFSVNTLKGRVKVPFTIKGMERYFDGTWLFGTAKLVMKKGKFFLHIPMTKGIPELKDHEIQRVVGVDLGVHFLATVYDDQGKSLFVRGRAMKERRSRFKEVRRQLQRKGTPSARRRLKRIGQRENRWMTDINHTVTKALVSRYGERTLFVLEDLTGVRDATERVWRKDRYETVSWAFYQFRQMLTYKAKQRSSKVIAVPPHYTSQTCPRCGHREKSNRSKKTHTFCCKRCSYRSNDDRIGAMNLFLKGMEYLKTGALPA; encoded by the coding sequence ATGGAAATTACGCTTACGGCAAAAATCAGGATTTTCCCCACCGAAGAACAAACCGTATTATTGGGCGAAACCTTGAGGGCCTATAGGGATGGATGTAATTTCGTTTCTGAGCAAGTGTTTACAAACCCCTCGATTCGTCTAATGAAGTTGCATCAAAAGACTTATCCGGCGCTTCGTGAAAGGTTTGGCCTTCGTTCCCAAATGGCGCAGTCTGTCATGAAGACCGTCCTTGCCCGTTACAAGACTGCCAAACATAACGGTCATAAACCTACGCTCATTCGCTTTAAACGACCGGAGTATGATTTGGTTTGGAACCGGGATTACTCCTTGCGAAAAGGGCTCTTCTCCGTAAACACCTTAAAAGGACGGGTAAAGGTTCCCTTTACCATCAAAGGAATGGAACGGTACTTTGACGGCACATGGCTTTTCGGTACGGCGAAGCTCGTGATGAAAAAGGGGAAGTTTTTCCTCCATATCCCGATGACGAAAGGGATCCCGGAATTAAAGGATCATGAGATTCAAAGGGTTGTCGGTGTTGACCTCGGCGTCCATTTCCTTGCGACGGTTTATGACGATCAAGGAAAGTCTCTGTTTGTCCGTGGTCGTGCCATGAAAGAGAGAAGATCCCGTTTTAAAGAGGTTCGCAGGCAGTTACAACGAAAAGGAACCCCTTCGGCAAGAAGAAGACTAAAAAGAATTGGTCAGCGAGAAAACCGTTGGATGACGGACATCAATCACACCGTCACGAAGGCACTCGTGAGCCGGTATGGAGAAAGAACCTTATTCGTGCTGGAGGATCTGACCGGTGTAAGAGATGCAACAGAAAGAGTGTGGAGGAAAGACCGCTATGAAACGGTGTCATGGGCGTTCTACCAATTCAGGCAGATGCTCACCTATAAAGCGAAACAGCGTTCCTCAAAAGTTATCGCAGTCCCACCCCACTACACCTCCCAAACCTGTCCCCGGTGTGGGCATAGGGAAAAATCGAACCGGAGTAAGAAAACCCACACCTTTTGTTGCAAAAGATGTTCGTACCGATCCAATGATGATCGAATTGGAGCAATGAACCTGTTTTTAAAGGGAATGGAGTACCTTAAAACAGGGGCTTTGCCGGCATGA
- the lipA gene encoding lipoyl synthase, translated as MTERKPEWLKIRLRTDGEYQELKEMMRSKTLHTVCEEARCPNIYECWSRRTATFMILGDLCTRNCRFCAVKTGLPTELDLAEPERVAQAVEQMGLAHVVVTSVARDDLSDGGASIFAETIRAIRRRVPTCSVEVLIPDFQGDWSSLEKVMEAYPAVLNHNVETVRRLSDRIRSKATYDRSLELLTKAKEINPRIPTKSSIMVGVGEEYEEILETMEDLRKAEVDILTIGQYLQPSPHHMKVVRYYPPEEFHQLKLEGKKRGFRHVESGPLVRSSYHAHEQAKAAAHIQSSSV; from the coding sequence GTGACCGAGAGAAAACCGGAATGGTTAAAAATCAGGCTGCGCACCGATGGGGAATACCAGGAACTGAAAGAGATGATGCGGAGTAAAACCCTGCATACGGTATGTGAAGAGGCGCGTTGTCCCAACATTTATGAATGCTGGAGCCGGCGTACGGCTACTTTTATGATTCTAGGCGATCTCTGTACCCGAAATTGCCGTTTCTGTGCGGTAAAGACGGGCCTTCCCACCGAATTGGATCTGGCGGAGCCGGAGCGGGTAGCCCAGGCGGTCGAACAGATGGGACTTGCCCATGTGGTGGTTACTTCGGTAGCACGTGATGATCTGTCCGATGGTGGGGCATCCATCTTTGCAGAGACGATCCGTGCCATTCGTAGGCGCGTACCGACCTGTAGTGTGGAAGTTCTCATCCCTGATTTTCAAGGTGATTGGTCCTCCCTAGAGAAAGTTATGGAGGCCTACCCTGCCGTTTTAAATCATAACGTGGAGACGGTTCGTCGTCTCTCCGACCGGATTCGCTCCAAGGCTACATATGATCGTTCCTTGGAACTGTTGACGAAGGCTAAGGAGATAAATCCACGAATTCCTACCAAATCAAGCATCATGGTCGGGGTTGGGGAGGAGTATGAAGAGATCCTGGAGACCATGGAGGATCTAAGAAAGGCTGAAGTTGACATCCTTACGATCGGACAATATTTGCAGCCATCTCCTCATCATATGAAAGTGGTTCGATATTATCCCCCGGAAGAATTTCATCAACTTAAATTGGAGGGGAAGAAGAGGGGATTCCGCCACGTGGAGTCAGGCCCTCTGGTCCGCAGCTCCTACCATGCCCATGAACAGGCGAAAGCGGCTGCTCACATTCAATCCTCTTCCGTGTAG
- a CDS encoding DUF1462 family protein has translation MKPLEIIVIGSEHSCATCIGAPSSRETASWLQSALSRRYDPSRFFVRYIDMDSESGEEGISFLKDIEGDPFYPVIVIGGRVVSEGPPSLKGLYQELENAGLTAKQNISLAGG, from the coding sequence TTGAAACCTTTGGAGATCATCGTGATCGGTTCTGAGCATTCCTGTGCCACCTGTATAGGTGCCCCATCCTCTCGAGAAACGGCGAGCTGGCTTCAGTCTGCCCTTTCCAGGCGCTATGATCCGAGCCGGTTCTTCGTTCGGTATATCGATATGGATTCGGAGAGTGGGGAGGAAGGGATCTCCTTCCTTAAGGATATTGAGGGGGACCCCTTTTATCCCGTCATCGTGATTGGCGGCCGGGTGGTATCGGAGGGCCCTCCGTCCCTCAAGGGGCTGTATCAGGAACTTGAGAATGCCGGTTTAACAGCGAAACAAAACATTTCTCTCGCCGGGGGATAA
- a CDS encoding DUF86 domain-containing protein yields the protein MFRTDLDKVEERIKGYEALIRYLLEEYPKEALTAPQRMKELALERGFELLFHSFTDIAALLIDRFILRDPGSYEDMVDILVDEEILPPPSSSVWKEMISIYRRLTREYYRNEGATSLLSLLEQERDEFLLFPDRVRSFIRQEGL from the coding sequence ATGTTCCGGACAGACCTTGACAAAGTAGAAGAACGGATCAAAGGGTATGAAGCACTGATTCGCTATCTCTTGGAAGAATACCCAAAGGAAGCGTTAACCGCACCTCAGCGGATGAAAGAGTTGGCGTTAGAACGGGGTTTTGAGCTTCTCTTCCACTCCTTTACCGATATTGCGGCCTTATTGATAGATCGATTCATTTTAAGGGATCCGGGGAGCTATGAGGATATGGTGGACATCCTCGTAGATGAAGAAATTCTTCCTCCTCCTTCCTCTTCTGTGTGGAAAGAGATGATCTCCATCTACCGCCGCCTAACCCGGGAATACTACCGAAACGAAGGGGCAACCTCCCTCCTTTCCCTTCTAGAGCAGGAGAGAGATGAATTTCTCCTCTTTCCGGATCGGGTCCGCTCGTTTATACGACAGGAGGGTTTATAA
- a CDS encoding phosphatidylglycerophosphatase A family protein — protein sequence MTDDDKLRRKALELLNDRGVTLEDIADLVFFLQKPYHDDLTKEECLFNVQRVLEKREIQNAIITGIQLDLLAEQNALLQPLQHMIETDEGLYGIDEILAFSIVNVYGSIGFTNYGYIDKVKPGVLKKLNDKNDGYIHTFLDDIVGALAAAASSRLAHTREEHKS from the coding sequence TTGACTGACGATGATAAATTACGCAGAAAAGCCCTTGAGCTGCTTAACGATCGGGGGGTCACCTTGGAGGATATCGCCGATTTGGTCTTTTTTCTCCAAAAACCTTATCACGATGATCTGACCAAGGAGGAGTGCCTTTTCAATGTCCAACGGGTTTTGGAAAAAAGGGAAATACAGAATGCCATCATCACGGGGATCCAGCTCGATCTATTGGCGGAGCAAAATGCATTGCTTCAACCTCTTCAACATATGATCGAAACGGATGAAGGCTTATATGGGATTGATGAAATCCTGGCCTTCTCCATCGTTAATGTTTACGGAAGTATTGGATTTACCAATTATGGATATATCGATAAGGTCAAACCAGGAGTACTGAAGAAATTAAATGATAAAAATGATGGATATATTCATACGTTCCTTGACGATATCGTAGGAGCGCTCGCTGCCGCTGCTTCCAGCCGTCTCGCTCATACCCGTGAGGAGCATAAGTCCTAG
- a CDS encoding helix-turn-helix transcriptional regulator, giving the protein MLSNTTRQEILTMLKKAGSLSVGDIAKELGITEMAVRRHLNALERDQLVETSMVRQSMGRPATFYRLSAIGEHVFPKNYGDLALEFLKDLGEENEELIHALFRRRKERLIKEMDRQLQRVDRFEEKVFRLAEVQDQKGYMVKVVPKEDEYILLEHNCPISAIAKQYKEACRCELELFQEVLKTEIKRIDCYAEGENYCSFSIKKPAGNKEGIKRDV; this is encoded by the coding sequence ATGTTGAGCAATACCACCCGGCAAGAGATCCTCACGATGTTAAAAAAGGCAGGCTCCCTTTCCGTTGGGGATATAGCAAAGGAATTAGGCATCACGGAGATGGCCGTTCGTCGTCATCTCAATGCTTTGGAGAGGGATCAATTGGTGGAGACCTCCATGGTCCGACAGTCGATGGGTAGACCGGCTACCTTTTACAGGCTCTCTGCAATCGGAGAACATGTTTTCCCTAAGAATTACGGGGATTTAGCACTGGAGTTCCTCAAGGATTTGGGTGAGGAGAACGAAGAACTAATCCATGCTTTATTCCGGCGGCGGAAAGAGAGACTGATCAAGGAGATGGATCGGCAGCTTCAGCGCGTAGACCGGTTTGAAGAGAAGGTCTTTCGTCTGGCAGAGGTTCAGGATCAGAAAGGGTATATGGTAAAGGTTGTCCCGAAAGAGGATGAATATATTTTATTGGAGCATAACTGCCCCATTTCAGCGATCGCCAAGCAGTATAAAGAGGCATGCAGGTGTGAATTGGAGTTATTTCAGGAAGTCCTGAAAACGGAAATAAAGCGTATCGATTGTTATGCGGAAGGAGAGAATTACTGTAGTTTTAGCATTAAGAAACCTGCTGGAAATAAAGAAGGGATAAAGAGAGATGTATAA
- a CDS encoding undecaprenyl-diphosphate phosphatase codes for MLLGSIQGLTEFLPISSTGHLVLARRWLGLSEAGLLFDTLMHLGTFFAVLAVFLREIKEVLSHPFSPLTKLLVAGTIPTALIGFLFADFFDRIAVTGESLGWEFLFTGGILWAADHLRERGKKRMEEMGIMDALWIGTLQGAAILPAISRSGLTLAGALFIGMEKEEAARFSFLLSIPSILGANLFLPLLELSRTHHVESVGFLPLILGGLTSFLTGYLAIRWMLNLLKRGSLKGFALYVWCLGGGILLLQWSGHW; via the coding sequence ATGTTGCTGGGCTCGATCCAAGGGTTGACGGAATTTCTGCCCATCTCCAGCACCGGCCATTTGGTTTTAGCCCGAAGGTGGCTGGGTTTGTCGGAAGCGGGCCTTCTCTTTGATACGCTGATGCACTTGGGCACCTTTTTTGCGGTGCTCGCCGTTTTTCTCCGGGAAATAAAAGAGGTGCTTTCTCACCCCTTTTCTCCTTTAACCAAGTTGCTCGTTGCGGGGACGATTCCTACCGCATTGATCGGTTTCCTATTTGCCGATTTTTTTGATCGGATTGCCGTAACCGGCGAAAGCTTGGGATGGGAGTTTCTCTTCACAGGCGGGATCCTCTGGGCAGCGGACCATCTGCGTGAGAGGGGAAAAAAGAGAATGGAGGAGATGGGAATCATGGATGCCCTTTGGATTGGGACATTGCAGGGAGCAGCCATCCTCCCCGCCATCTCCCGTTCAGGACTTACCCTGGCAGGCGCTTTATTTATCGGCATGGAAAAGGAAGAAGCGGCCCGTTTCTCCTTTCTCCTCTCCATCCCCTCCATTTTAGGAGCTAATCTTTTCCTTCCCCTCCTTGAACTTTCCCGCACACATCACGTCGAATCTGTGGGATTTCTTCCCCTTATTTTGGGCGGGTTGACTTCATTTTTGACGGGATATCTGGCCATCCGTTGGATGTTAAACCTCCTTAAACGGGGCTCTCTTAAAGGTTTTGCACTTTATGTTTGGTGCCTAGGAGGGGGTATCCTTCTCCTGCAATGGTCAGGACATTGGTAA
- the yunB gene encoding sporulation protein YunB, whose product MTKMRLGKPRRKKGRIFFFILVLFLVLMLQTFWYVEKKIQPVIRDYAIIKVEEIAIDAINDAITKKIAEKDHINELFNSKTDQNNKITSISLDVKNASLIQAEATQNIRDRLEEASHQTFQLPVGVALNSEILATYGPKIPISFVPLGAVDVSILPVLQETGINNVLLTVNLNIKTKIKVVIPFSSEEVVVEQKVPIAQQFIVGEVPSYYFRGSERIPFQTIPLEGIPSTSP is encoded by the coding sequence ATGACGAAGATGAGATTAGGTAAACCAAGGCGGAAAAAAGGGAGAATTTTTTTCTTCATCCTCGTTCTCTTCCTGGTTCTTATGCTGCAAACCTTCTGGTATGTGGAGAAGAAAATCCAGCCGGTAATACGTGATTATGCGATCATCAAGGTGGAGGAGATTGCCATTGATGCCATCAATGATGCGATTACCAAAAAAATCGCAGAGAAAGACCATATCAATGAACTCTTCAACTCAAAAACAGACCAAAATAATAAGATCACTTCGATTTCCCTTGATGTGAAGAATGCTTCCCTCATTCAAGCGGAAGCGACCCAAAACATCAGGGATAGACTGGAAGAGGCGAGCCATCAAACCTTTCAGCTTCCCGTCGGGGTGGCTTTAAATAGCGAGATTTTGGCCACCTATGGCCCTAAGATCCCCATCAGCTTTGTCCCTCTAGGAGCGGTTGATGTAAGTATTCTTCCGGTTTTACAGGAAACCGGAATCAATAATGTACTCCTCACCGTAAACCTAAACATCAAAACAAAAATAAAAGTGGTCATTCCTTTTTCCTCAGAGGAAGTGGTGGTGGAACAAAAGGTGCCCATCGCCCAACAATTCATCGTAGGAGAAGTTCCTTCCTATTATTTTCGGGGAAGCGAGAGAATCCCCTTCCAGACGATTCCCTTAGAAGGGATACCATCCACCTCTCCATGA
- a CDS encoding YhcN/YlaJ family sporulation lipoprotein has product MRCLLISLFLLLLVGCGGNQGWITNRSPGEINRTVTEDVNRFKERINSVVYAPAVPPAPISSPTGRNGLQAPNKPGALNTYGLVRLTRKELDQVRQSTVGYDRNHLAQLVAQAISSLSGVRDVTILVTDDHAYVGYSTAEPNGQVESLDQQVKKSAQSVLPPYYDVFTSTNPSLTNEVIRLTNGKTDRIDEDLDRLLMRRGIRKSGGR; this is encoded by the coding sequence ATGAGATGTTTGCTCATTTCTCTTTTTCTCCTACTCCTTGTCGGCTGCGGGGGAAATCAGGGGTGGATCACGAATCGATCTCCGGGGGAGATCAACCGGACGGTTACCGAGGATGTAAACCGTTTTAAGGAGAGGATAAATTCTGTGGTTTATGCCCCGGCCGTTCCGCCCGCTCCCATCTCTTCTCCAACGGGGAGGAATGGATTGCAAGCCCCCAATAAACCCGGAGCGCTTAACACTTACGGGTTGGTGCGCCTTACGAGAAAAGAGTTAGATCAGGTTCGGCAGAGTACCGTAGGGTATGACCGAAATCATTTGGCTCAATTGGTGGCCCAGGCGATAAGTAGTCTTTCCGGAGTCAGGGATGTGACCATCCTCGTTACCGATGATCATGCATATGTAGGATATTCCACGGCGGAACCGAACGGCCAAGTCGAGTCCTTAGATCAGCAGGTAAAGAAGTCGGCACAAAGCGTTCTCCCTCCCTATTATGATGTTTTCACCTCAACAAATCCTTCTCTAACGAATGAAGTCATACGGCTTACCAACGGAAAGACAGATCGCATTGATGAAGATCTGGACCGACTCTTAATGAGGAGAGGGATCCGGAAAAGCGGTGGCAGATAG
- a CDS encoding M23 family metallopeptidase, with protein sequence MTPIEKRENKKESFWKKGSVLQLGRLFRSFRTPAFLFLLAFFSLIPFPGKGTADEEGKALLEERMALYERMESITLIPWYYLAAVDQYERSIHKTKGEKDRLIAIRIPSSLWSGPLNPDQEDENPVSISFFQGIGEDGDGDGFASLESDEDLLYTFAHRLSQYGTTEEDLRIGLWEYYEKDKTVRIIHEFAQIFKKYKRLDLFDRAFVLDRRFHYSYHSTWGDPRGWGGRRIHEGTDLFAGYGTPVRSSSYGYVEIMGWNKYGGWRIGIRDLNNIYHYYAHLSGFQKGIKTHMIVEPGQVIGYVGSSGYGKPGTSGKFPPHLHYGMYKYNGRSEWAFDPYPHLKLWERSQLPPPTFH encoded by the coding sequence ATGACACCTATTGAAAAACGGGAGAATAAAAAAGAATCCTTTTGGAAGAAAGGAAGTGTTCTGCAGTTGGGACGTCTCTTTCGTTCTTTTAGGACTCCCGCATTCTTATTTCTGCTTGCTTTTTTTTCCCTGATCCCATTCCCAGGGAAAGGAACGGCCGATGAGGAAGGAAAAGCTCTTCTGGAAGAACGAATGGCATTATATGAACGGATGGAGAGCATTACCCTCATCCCCTGGTATTATCTCGCTGCGGTCGACCAATACGAACGGAGTATCCACAAAACGAAGGGGGAAAAAGATCGTCTCATCGCCATCCGAATCCCTTCCTCTCTCTGGTCAGGACCTCTAAACCCGGATCAGGAAGATGAAAACCCGGTTTCCATCTCCTTCTTTCAGGGAATCGGAGAGGATGGGGATGGAGACGGTTTTGCCTCCCTAGAGAGCGATGAAGATCTCCTTTACACCTTCGCCCACCGGTTATCTCAATATGGCACCACGGAAGAAGATCTTCGCATCGGATTATGGGAATATTATGAGAAGGATAAGACCGTCCGGATCATCCATGAATTCGCCCAGATTTTTAAGAAATATAAACGCCTGGACCTCTTCGACAGAGCCTTTGTGTTAGATCGGCGTTTTCATTACAGCTATCACAGCACCTGGGGGGATCCCCGGGGATGGGGGGGACGGAGAATCCATGAGGGGACCGATCTTTTTGCCGGTTACGGTACCCCTGTGCGGAGCAGTTCCTACGGATATGTGGAGATTATGGGTTGGAATAAATATGGGGGATGGCGGATCGGAATCCGGGATCTGAACAACATCTATCATTATTACGCCCACCTTTCCGGTTTCCAAAAAGGGATTAAGACCCACATGATCGTGGAACCTGGGCAGGTTATTGGGTACGTCGGCAGTTCCGGATATGGCAAACCGGGGACTTCGGGCAAATTCCCACCCCATCTCCATTATGGTATGTATAAATATAACGGTCGCTCCGAATGGGCCTTTGACCCTTACCCCCACTTAAAACTCTGGGAAAGAAGTCAACTACCCCCGCCTACGTTTCACTAA
- a CDS encoding DUF1450 domain-containing protein, whose amino-acid sequence MRPIIEFCISNLASGTEMVKEALEKEPGLDVVEYGCLGNCGECFTNPYALVNGEIISAMTPEELLEKIRVLVGLEEEGDMGIGQGEEEVEEQGMKEEARKK is encoded by the coding sequence ATGCGCCCCATCATTGAGTTTTGCATCAGCAATTTGGCCAGCGGTACGGAGATGGTAAAGGAAGCATTGGAGAAAGAGCCTGGTTTAGATGTGGTAGAGTACGGTTGTCTGGGAAATTGTGGGGAGTGTTTTACCAATCCTTATGCTTTGGTGAATGGGGAGATTATCTCTGCGATGACCCCGGAAGAGCTTCTTGAAAAAATTAGGGTGTTGGTAGGTCTGGAGGAAGAAGGGGACATGGGGATAGGGCAAGGAGAAGAGGAAGTCGAAGAGCAAGGAATGAAGGAAGAGGCTCGGAAGAAATAG
- a CDS encoding DUF3055 domain-containing protein: protein MENLHFLYDYQEETKVRFISFLGKTGRFDLALLITDQYFGKTIVMDIQKSRFAIMGQDDLEESGYLEDAFSLTSEEASELKEFLMPLL, encoded by the coding sequence ATGGAAAACCTTCACTTCTTATATGATTACCAAGAGGAAACAAAAGTGCGGTTCATTAGTTTTTTGGGGAAGACAGGCCGGTTTGATTTAGCTCTCCTCATAACGGATCAGTATTTCGGGAAAACGATTGTGATGGATATTCAGAAAAGTCGGTTTGCCATCATGGGCCAGGACGATTTGGAAGAATCCGGATACTTGGAGGACGCCTTCTCCCTCACTTCTGAAGAAGCATCGGAGCTAAAAGAATTCTTAATGCCTCTCCTTTAA
- a CDS encoding NifU family protein produces the protein MEVREKVEEVLDKLRPFIQSDGGDVELLDVEDGIVKLRLLGACGSCPSSTITLKAGIERALMEKVPEVVEVIQVL, from the coding sequence ATGGAAGTAAGAGAAAAAGTGGAGGAAGTATTAGATAAGCTTCGCCCCTTTATCCAAAGCGATGGTGGCGATGTAGAATTGCTCGATGTAGAAGATGGGATCGTTAAACTTCGCCTGCTCGGCGCCTGCGGAAGTTGTCCCAGTTCCACCATCACTTTAAAAGCAGGCATTGAAAGGGCATTGATGGAAAAAGTTCCTGAAGTGGTCGAGGTGATTCAAGTCCTCTAA
- a CDS encoding YutD-like domain-containing protein, translated as MGDRKVVEMEKSIRIQGNYFQLVHDERNGWNPEAFRDRYSEVLDKYDYIVGDWGFGQLRLKGFYEDRNKKAAFEQRIGSLDQYIQEYCNFGCSYFVVKKMSLFLGGKKEEENLEETGEE; from the coding sequence ATGGGAGACAGAAAGGTGGTAGAAATGGAGAAGAGTATTCGGATACAGGGAAATTATTTTCAGTTAGTCCATGATGAAAGAAACGGATGGAATCCTGAAGCCTTTCGGGACCGGTACAGCGAGGTCTTAGATAAATACGATTACATCGTTGGGGATTGGGGGTTTGGTCAACTCAGGCTAAAAGGTTTTTATGAAGATCGGAATAAAAAGGCGGCCTTCGAGCAGCGTATCGGCTCTCTGGATCAATATATACAGGAATACTGCAATTTTGGGTGTTCTTATTTTGTGGTGAAGAAGATGAGCCTTTTCCTTGGGGGAAAGAAAGAGGAAGAAAATCTTGAGGAGACGGGAGAAGAATAA
- a CDS encoding TIGR01457 family HAD-type hydrolase, with amino-acid sequence MYKSFLIDLDGTLYRGEELIQDAPSFLAWLRDEGFSFAILTNNSTRTPQQVAEKLLRMGFYVTAEEIFTSSLATAEYLKTKHAGKRIYPIGEEGLIEALQKAGYSLVDGENPQDVEVVVSGLDREVTYEKLARGALAIRAGAAFIATNGDKALPTERGFLPGAGSLAGLLSITTGVDPTVVGKPSKIIVEMALNRFGFKQKESLIIGDNLHTDILAGKNGGLDTLLLFTGVTTQEEAETSTIRPTYSFSSLTEVRQWLMRKG; translated from the coding sequence ATGTATAAAAGCTTTTTGATCGACTTGGATGGAACATTGTATCGGGGAGAAGAATTGATTCAGGATGCGCCTTCCTTCCTCGCTTGGCTTAGGGATGAAGGCTTTTCTTTTGCAATTCTCACCAACAATTCTACCCGCACACCGCAACAAGTGGCGGAAAAATTACTACGGATGGGGTTTTATGTAACAGCAGAGGAGATCTTTACCTCCTCACTGGCAACCGCAGAATATCTAAAGACGAAGCATGCGGGGAAACGTATTTATCCCATCGGGGAAGAAGGGCTGATCGAGGCTTTGCAAAAGGCGGGATACTCACTGGTAGACGGGGAGAACCCACAGGATGTAGAGGTAGTTGTTTCCGGACTAGATCGAGAGGTTACGTATGAAAAATTGGCAAGGGGAGCCCTTGCGATCCGGGCAGGGGCGGCCTTTATCGCAACCAATGGAGATAAGGCGCTTCCCACAGAAAGGGGCTTTCTCCCTGGGGCCGGTTCCCTCGCCGGCCTATTGTCCATCACTACAGGGGTAGATCCCACCGTCGTGGGAAAGCCATCGAAAATCATCGTAGAGATGGCCTTAAATCGGTTTGGTTTTAAGCAGAAGGAGAGCCTCATTATCGGCGATAACCTCCATACCGATATTCTCGCTGGGAAAAATGGGGGTTTAGATACCCTCCTCCTCTTTACAGGAGTCACCACCCAGGAGGAGGCAGAAACCTCCACGATCAGGCCGACCTATTCCTTCTCTTCTCTTACTGAGGTTCGACAGTGGCTCATGAGAAAGGGATAG
- the mqnE gene encoding aminofutalosine synthase MqnE, whose product MIKTLEIKDPALFPIAEKIEKGERLTLEDGLLLYKSPDLLSIGQMADAVNRRFNGDDVYFIENMYINPTNICEANCAFCGFKRKRGEDGAYTMYPEDVLRYVEERITPTTREFHIVGGHNPHEPFSYYVDTLRILKEHYPEITIKAYTAAEIQFFSKISGLSVEDVLKELIAVGLETLPGGGAEILSENYRRKLSPDKATTEEWLEVHRTAHRLGMKTHATMLYGLIESLEERLTHMILLRELQDETNGFLVFIPLAVQPKSINAGIKKRTSAFDDLRTIAISRLMLDNFPHIKSYWINIGTQLTQLSMTFGASDIHGTLVEERISHSAGALTQSALTRDELIWLIQGAGKRPVERDTFYRRIRVYE is encoded by the coding sequence ATGATAAAAACCTTAGAAATTAAAGATCCTGCACTTTTCCCGATCGCTGAAAAGATTGAGAAGGGGGAACGGCTTACTCTGGAAGATGGGCTGCTCCTCTACAAGTCCCCGGATCTTTTAAGCATTGGGCAGATGGCTGATGCGGTGAACCGGAGGTTCAACGGCGATGACGTCTACTTCATCGAGAATATGTATATAAACCCCACCAACATTTGTGAAGCCAACTGTGCTTTTTGCGGCTTTAAGAGAAAACGAGGGGAAGACGGCGCGTATACCATGTACCCCGAAGATGTTCTCCGATATGTGGAAGAGCGAATCACCCCAACCACTCGAGAGTTTCATATTGTGGGAGGGCATAACCCCCATGAGCCCTTTTCCTATTATGTAGATACCCTCCGCATCCTGAAGGAACATTATCCCGAAATTACGATTAAAGCCTACACAGCCGCAGAGATTCAGTTCTTTTCCAAAATCTCCGGCCTATCGGTGGAAGATGTGCTCAAAGAATTGATCGCCGTGGGATTGGAAACCCTCCCCGGTGGCGGAGCGGAGATCCTCTCAGAGAATTACCGCCGTAAATTAAGCCCTGACAAGGCCACCACCGAAGAATGGCTCGAGGTTCACCGGACGGCGCACCGCCTCGGGATGAAGACCCATGCCACCATGCTCTATGGCCTGATCGAAAGTTTGGAAGAACGCCTCACCCATATGATCCTCCTTCGGGAGCTGCAAGACGAGACGAACGGATTCTTGGTCTTTATCCCCCTCGCGGTTCAGCCTAAATCGATCAACGCCGGCATCAAGAAGAGGACCTCCGCTTTTGACGATCTGCGCACGATCGCGATCAGCAGACTGATGCTGGACAATTTCCCCCACATTAAGTCCTACTGGATCAACATTGGGACCCAACTGACGCAGCTCTCCATGACCTTCGGCGCCTCGGATATCCACGGCACCTTAGTGGAAGAGAGAATCAGCCACTCGGCAGGTGCCCTCACCCAATCGGCTCTTACCCGGGATGAGTTGATCTGGCTGATTCAAGGCGCGGGGAAACGCCCGGTGGAACGGGATACCTTCTATCGGCGCATTCGGGTCTACGAGTAA